The nucleotide sequence GGGCCAGCCAGCTGCTCATCGCGACCCGCAGGGCGGCCAGGGCCGCCGCGGCGGCTGCGACCGCCAGGGTGCCGGTGGCCGGGCCGGTGCCGAGCCGGGTCGCGATCGCGGCGGCCAGTGCCTCCTCCTGCTCGGCGAGCACCGTCATCTCGTGCGCACGCAGTGTCGGAGCGTCGCGCACCAGGCGCAGCGCGACGAGGTGATCCCGGCCCCGGGCGTCGTCGCGGTCGATCACAGTGAGGGCCGCCTCGCGGACGGCGTCGATCAGGGATTCGCCGGGCGGTCTGTGCGCGAACGCCTCGATCAGCTCCGCCGCCCGGCTGCGGACGGCATCGAGGACGGCGTCCTCCTTGCTGGGGAAGTGGTTGAAGAACGTGCGGACCGCGACGTCGGCCTCGCGGGCGATCCGCTCGACGGTCACGGCGTCCAGCCCGTACCGCTCGGTGAGCCGGACCGTCGCCGCGCGGACCGCCTCCCGGGTGGCGAGCTTCTTGCGCTCGCGCAACCCGGGGGCGGCCGGCCCGCCGTCCCTGCGGTGGTCGCTGCCGCCCCTGTCGTCGCTGCGGTCGCCGTCGTCGTTCACGACGGGAACGGTGCCATGTCAGTTCCAGGTGACCGGCAACGAGTGCACCCCGAAGATCAGCATGTCGTTGCGGAGCGGGACATCCTCAGCTGCCACGGCGAGGCGTAGGCCGGGGATCCGTGCGAACAGCTCGCGGAAGCCGACCTTCATCTCGACGCGCGCCAGCTGGGAACCGATGCACTGGTGGACACCGTGCCCGAAGGCGAGGTGCGGCACCCGCCCCCGGCGGACGTCGAGCTCG is from Pseudonocardia autotrophica and encodes:
- a CDS encoding TetR/AcrR family transcriptional regulator; the protein is MNDDGDRSDDRGGSDHRRDGGPAAPGLRERKKLATREAVRAATVRLTERYGLDAVTVERIAREADVAVRTFFNHFPSKEDAVLDAVRSRAAELIEAFAHRPPGESLIDAVREAALTVIDRDDARGRDHLVALRLVRDAPTLRAHEMTVLAEQEEALAAAIATRLGTGPATGTLAVAAAAAALAALRVAMSSWLARPGADTGSGSGSGSGSGSGELPARSREALREEIDRAFAGLALLVGAPRTP